In the Haloferula helveola genome, one interval contains:
- a CDS encoding PIG-L deacetylase family protein, with amino-acid sequence MKPARFGLDPGPWDEPRRWLVLAPHPDDFEVVAVTMRLLAERGCDLFLEVLSGGASGVEDVFAESWEEKTAARESEQKASCERFGLPLERLKFHRLPEDEAGYIRDDEANDAAIRKILDRVGPEAVVLPHGRDSNADHRRVFRCFERWRGEQQKKPLALLVRDPKTFGMRLDLVTEFDDEAAEWKAELLRCHHSQHERNLRSRGIGFDERILATNREIGAEVGAAYAEGFEVMGG; translated from the coding sequence ATGAAGCCGGCGCGTTTCGGTCTCGATCCGGGTCCGTGGGACGAGCCGCGACGGTGGCTTGTCCTCGCGCCGCATCCGGATGACTTCGAGGTCGTGGCGGTGACGATGCGTCTTCTTGCCGAGCGCGGATGCGATCTGTTCCTCGAAGTTCTCAGTGGGGGAGCCAGCGGTGTTGAGGATGTTTTTGCGGAGAGTTGGGAAGAAAAGACGGCAGCCCGCGAGTCCGAGCAGAAGGCGTCCTGCGAGCGCTTTGGCCTGCCGTTGGAACGTCTAAAGTTTCATCGGCTCCCGGAGGACGAGGCGGGCTACATCCGTGATGATGAAGCGAACGATGCCGCGATCCGGAAGATCCTGGATCGGGTGGGTCCGGAGGCGGTGGTACTGCCGCATGGTAGAGACAGCAATGCCGACCACCGCCGGGTATTCCGCTGCTTCGAGCGGTGGCGGGGCGAGCAGCAGAAGAAGCCGCTTGCGTTACTCGTCCGCGACCCGAAGACCTTTGGGATGCGCTTGGATCTGGTGACGGAATTCGATGACGAAGCCGCCGAGTGGAAGGCGGAGCTTCTGAGATGCCATCATTCCCAGCACGAGCGCAATTTGCGATCAAGGGGCATCGGTTTCGACGAACGCATCCTCGCGACCAACCGCGAGATCGGGGCGGAAGTCGGTGCGGCCTACGCCGAGGGGTTTGAGGTGATGGGGGGCTAA